A region from the Luteitalea sp. genome encodes:
- a CDS encoding serine hydrolase, translated as MDKAALDRAVAYAVAHENPGPKDLALDRAVLFGEEPFDEAVGPLGERAALNGLVVRHGAIVAEWGDTARADLTFSVTKSFLSTVVGLAWQQGLIHDVKDRVVDYMPTTELFDSPHNAKITWEHLLRQTSDWRGTLWDKPDWADRPEGEKPSDYPNRPLHEPGTHYKYNDVRVNLLALAALHVWRKPLPQVLRAELMDPIGASSTWRWHGYRNSWIELDGQRMQSVSGGGHWGGGMFISARDMLRFGYLFLHNGRWGGRPVVSDEWIRMARTPGSANPTYGFMNWFLNTDREPLPSAPATAVTFRGAGNNIIYIDWEHDLVVVVRWIQGDALDSFLGQVLAAILS; from the coding sequence ATGGACAAGGCCGCGCTCGACCGAGCCGTTGCGTACGCCGTGGCGCACGAGAACCCCGGTCCCAAGGACCTGGCGCTCGACAGGGCTGTCCTCTTCGGTGAGGAGCCGTTCGATGAAGCCGTTGGTCCGCTGGGTGAGCGCGCGGCACTCAACGGCCTCGTCGTGCGGCACGGCGCGATTGTCGCCGAATGGGGAGACACAGCGCGTGCTGACTTGACGTTCAGCGTAACCAAGAGCTTTCTATCGACCGTCGTAGGGCTAGCGTGGCAGCAGGGTCTCATCCATGACGTAAAGGATCGTGTCGTCGACTACATGCCGACGACCGAGCTCTTCGACTCGCCCCACAACGCGAAGATCACGTGGGAGCATCTGCTGCGACAGACGAGCGACTGGCGTGGCACGCTGTGGGACAAGCCGGATTGGGCGGACCGTCCCGAGGGTGAGAAGCCCTCAGACTATCCAAACCGGCCCCTTCACGAGCCGGGGACGCATTACAAGTACAACGACGTACGAGTCAATCTGCTCGCGTTGGCTGCCCTGCACGTCTGGCGCAAGCCGCTGCCGCAGGTGTTGCGCGCGGAGCTGATGGACCCGATCGGTGCGTCGAGCACATGGCGCTGGCACGGCTATCGCAACTCCTGGATCGAGCTCGACGGCCAGCGAATGCAGTCGGTGAGCGGCGGCGGCCACTGGGGCGGTGGCATGTTCATCAGCGCACGCGACATGCTGCGCTTCGGCTACCTGTTCCTGCACAACGGCCGGTGGGGCGGTCGACCGGTCGTTTCCGACGAGTGGATTCGGATGGCCCGAACGCCCGGTTCAGCGAACCCGACCTACGGGTTCATGAACTGGTTTCTCAATACCGATCGCGAGCCGCTCCCCAGCGCGCCGGCGACCGCGGTGACGTTTCGAGGCGCCGGCAACAACATCATCTACATTGACTGGGAGCACGATCTCGTCGTGGTCGTCCGGTGGATCCAGGGTGACGCACTCGACAGCTTTCTCGGCCAAGTGCTTGCCGCCATCCTATCGTGA
- a CDS encoding FAD-binding protein — protein MPSHRIRTSRPRGAAALPGVATSEDDLRAYLEDAAHHSGGRAVGVASPRSEAELAGLLTAHQRVLVVGAQSSVTGGATPLDDLVISTARLNQITKIERDRVRVQVGVSLASLQEALDAHGLWYPPVPTFSGATVGGVVATNAAGAATFKYGSTRNWVRALRVVLASGDILEIERGEVTVDDHGVFEIETGGGALRVKVPTYGMPDVPKCSAGYYARPGMDGVDLFVGSEGTLGVIVDVTLSVLPRQVGLCLALVPLPDEARGLKLVDALRRASYETWAARDPRGIDVAAIEHVDRPSLDILRRDGADRRNNVSWPPETDMLLLIQLELPTALGAEQAYNEIADALAPDAADTPLVRVCRLLEQHDALDGASIALPGARQRADELLAVREAVPTGVNQRVARAKHNVDRRIEKTAADMIVPFDRFGEMMQIYREGFARRGLDYAIWGHISDGNVHPNVIPRSYDDVRQGRAAILEFGRAIARLGGCPLAEHGVGRNPIKQTLLRQLYGDRGIEEMRRVKRTLDPEGKLARGVLFD, from the coding sequence ATGCCTTCTCACCGCATAAGGACCAGTCGACCGCGCGGGGCAGCTGCCCTTCCCGGTGTTGCGACCTCCGAAGATGATCTCCGCGCCTACCTGGAAGACGCTGCGCACCACTCCGGTGGGCGCGCGGTCGGCGTTGCCAGTCCCCGGAGCGAGGCGGAGCTCGCGGGGCTGCTCACCGCCCACCAGCGCGTGCTCGTGGTGGGTGCACAGTCGTCAGTGACCGGTGGCGCCACGCCACTGGATGATCTGGTCATCAGCACCGCGCGACTCAATCAGATCACGAAAATCGAGCGAGACCGCGTGCGGGTGCAGGTGGGCGTGTCGCTCGCCAGCTTGCAGGAGGCGCTCGATGCACACGGCCTCTGGTACCCACCCGTGCCTACCTTCAGCGGAGCCACCGTCGGTGGCGTCGTAGCCACTAACGCCGCTGGCGCAGCGACCTTCAAGTACGGCAGCACACGCAATTGGGTCCGCGCGCTCAGGGTCGTCCTGGCGAGCGGCGACATCCTCGAGATCGAGCGTGGAGAGGTGACGGTCGACGACCACGGCGTGTTCGAGATTGAGACAGGAGGTGGTGCGCTGCGGGTGAAGGTGCCGACCTACGGCATGCCGGACGTTCCAAAGTGCTCCGCGGGCTACTACGCCCGTCCCGGTATGGACGGCGTGGATCTATTCGTCGGCTCCGAAGGTACGCTCGGCGTCATCGTCGACGTCACGCTGAGCGTCTTGCCGCGGCAGGTCGGGCTCTGCTTGGCGCTCGTCCCCTTGCCAGACGAGGCTCGCGGCTTGAAGCTCGTCGACGCGCTGCGGCGTGCCTCCTATGAGACGTGGGCCGCGCGCGACCCGCGTGGCATCGACGTGGCCGCCATCGAGCACGTCGATCGCCCGTCGCTCGACATTCTGCGCAGAGACGGCGCCGATCGACGGAACAACGTCTCCTGGCCGCCAGAGACCGACATGCTCCTGCTCATTCAGCTCGAGCTCCCGACCGCCCTTGGTGCCGAGCAGGCCTACAACGAGATCGCGGATGCGCTCGCCCCGGACGCGGCCGACACACCGCTCGTCCGCGTTTGCCGGCTGCTCGAGCAGCACGATGCCCTCGACGGGGCGTCGATCGCATTACCGGGCGCTCGCCAGCGGGCCGACGAGCTCTTGGCCGTGCGCGAGGCCGTGCCGACGGGCGTCAACCAACGCGTGGCGCGCGCGAAGCACAACGTGGACAGGCGAATCGAGAAGACCGCCGCAGACATGATTGTCCCCTTCGATCGCTTCGGCGAAATGATGCAGATCTACCGCGAAGGCTTCGCGCGCCGTGGTCTCGACTACGCGATCTGGGGCCATATCTCCGATGGCAACGTGCATCCAAACGTCATCCCGCGCTCGTACGACGATGTGCGGCAGGGGCGAGCGGCTATCCTCGAGTTCGGCCGGGCGATTGCACGCCTCGGGGGGTGCCCGCTTGCCGAGCACGGCGTCGGCCGAAATCCCATCAAGCAGACGCTGCTTCGGCAGCTGTACGGTGACCGCGGGATCGAAGAGATGCGCCGCGTGAAGCGCACGCTCGATCCGGAGGGCAAGCTCGCCCGCGGTGTGCTGTTCGACTAG